A genomic region of Noviherbaspirillum sp. L7-7A contains the following coding sequences:
- the maiA gene encoding maleylacetoacetate isomerase has translation MKLYTYFRSSASFRVRIALNLKGLDVDMVPIHLVRQGGEQLTEEFRRINPEALVPALVDEEDENGSQVLTQSLAIMEYLDEMYPEPPLLPAAPLDRAYVRSIALAIACDIHPLNNLRVLRYLVRDLRVSEEDKNAWYRHWCEQGLAALEAKINADGRAGKFCFGDTPTLADCCLVPQIFNARRLDCDLSGMPTLLRITENCAKVDAFAQAEPSRQPDAE, from the coding sequence CTGAAGCTCTATACGTATTTCCGCAGTTCGGCGTCGTTCAGGGTGCGCATTGCGCTGAACCTGAAGGGCCTGGATGTGGATATGGTGCCGATTCATCTGGTCAGGCAGGGCGGCGAGCAGCTGACCGAGGAATTCCGGCGCATCAATCCGGAAGCGCTGGTGCCGGCGCTGGTGGACGAAGAGGATGAAAACGGCAGCCAGGTGCTGACGCAATCCCTGGCCATCATGGAATACCTGGACGAGATGTATCCGGAGCCGCCGCTGTTGCCGGCCGCGCCGCTCGACCGGGCCTATGTACGCAGCATTGCGCTGGCGATCGCCTGCGACATTCATCCGCTGAACAACCTGCGGGTGTTGCGCTACCTGGTGCGCGATCTGAGAGTCAGCGAGGAAGACAAGAATGCCTGGTATCGCCACTGGTGCGAACAGGGCCTTGCAGCGCTGGAGGCCAAGATCAACGCCGACGGCCGCGCCGGCAAGTTCTGCTTCGGCGACACGCCCACGCTGGCTGACTGCTGCCTGGTGCCGCAGATCTTCAATGCAAGGCGGCTTGACTGCGACCTGTCTGGCATGCCGACCCTGCTGCGCATTACGGAAAACTGCGCAAAGGTGGATGCATTCGCGCAGGCGGAGCCTTCAAGGCAGCCGGACGCGGAGTAA